In Streptomyces canus, one DNA window encodes the following:
- a CDS encoding indolepyruvate ferredoxin oxidoreductase family protein encodes MTVAMHDRAAPDPAAYRLEDRYEVGGGRSLLTGVQAIARALIELRAREAARGRDVAVFVSGYQGSPLGGLDSLLESIPRLRENHRIHLTPGVNEELAATSVWGTQLPLPDDKRTVDGVVGVWYGKGPGLDRASDAIRHANMYGTDPGGGVVAFVGDDPSSKSSTLPYASDATLAALNMPFFTPRNAEEVILHTLAAVELSRFSGCWVGVKVLSDVADGMWTVARDFQSLEFERPLVEWEGRPWTYAQRPVRTPSESLRVESDLVGPRWAAVESFLAANDLDTVRPAATPAVLGIMGSGTAIDAAVQAFRDLGVDHEALSRGGIRLMDVAAPYPLTRERVAAFADGLEKILVVEEKGPVIERQVKDLLYPHPDRPAIVGKRDESGAVLVPADGELVAERLYGPVRRFVGDRVQFTSRPARRVTLDLLSVQRTPYFCSGCPHNTSTVVPDGSVAGGGIGCHTLASVSSRQDSAITGWTQMGGEGAQWIGQAAWSSHRHIFQNVGDGTFFHSGQLAVQAAIAAGVNITYKVLYNSAVAMTGAQDPQAALPVPALARKLLAEGVTRIIVCADEPERYRRIRMPRGSVVWPRERLDEAQRLLRDVEGVTVLVYDQQCAANARRMRKRGKLEPRPTRVVINPEVCEGCGDCGVKSNCLSVQPVETELGRKTHIEQTSCNSDYSCLHGDCPSFVTVTDAPAPTKRRSKRTVPTAPKVPDLDVELTDSNVFMAGIGGTGIVTVNQVIATAAMSAGYEVRGLDQTGLSQKAGPVVSHLRLVVDADAPANRVSEQAADLYLAFDLLVAADAKNAARTGTEKTTVIASTSATPTGDMVADASITYPDTDLLLERLRGGSKRVVDFDALALAEELFGSTQTANLLLVGAAYQAGSLPIPAQAIEAAITLNGVAVDTNIAAFRWGRAIVADPGSLPTRAETAKKDPSSRTQEALAASGIGGETLRITTDRAARLESYQGTALARSYVGVVARAWSAERAVGVATAFSEQVARNFYKLAAYKDEYEVARLLTAPDALAAVHAEAGPGKLRFNLHPPTLRALGLGKKIQLGPWFHPVMRLLATLKFVRGHWFDPFGHTAVRRLERRLVSEYAAVVQELTTSLSPTTYEISTRIAALPDTVRGYEDVKVKNAEAYEFELRALRAERQGLAS; translated from the coding sequence ATGACGGTCGCCATGCACGATCGCGCCGCGCCGGACCCGGCGGCGTACCGACTCGAAGACCGCTACGAGGTCGGGGGCGGACGCTCACTCCTGACCGGCGTGCAGGCGATCGCGCGAGCCCTGATCGAGCTCCGCGCGCGCGAAGCGGCTCGCGGTCGAGATGTCGCAGTCTTCGTCTCCGGGTACCAGGGCTCCCCGCTAGGCGGCCTCGACAGTCTGCTCGAGTCCATCCCGCGCCTGCGTGAGAACCACCGCATCCACCTCACCCCCGGGGTCAACGAGGAACTGGCGGCGACGTCGGTCTGGGGTACGCAGCTGCCGCTCCCCGACGACAAGAGGACGGTCGATGGGGTCGTGGGTGTCTGGTACGGGAAGGGGCCAGGCCTTGACCGCGCCTCTGACGCCATCCGTCACGCCAACATGTACGGGACTGACCCCGGCGGCGGGGTGGTGGCCTTCGTGGGTGACGACCCGTCGTCGAAGTCTTCCACGCTCCCGTACGCCAGCGACGCGACCCTGGCGGCGTTGAACATGCCGTTCTTCACCCCGCGCAACGCCGAGGAGGTCATCCTGCACACGCTCGCGGCTGTCGAGCTGTCACGGTTCTCAGGATGCTGGGTCGGAGTCAAGGTGTTGAGCGACGTCGCAGATGGCATGTGGACGGTTGCACGGGACTTCCAGTCACTGGAGTTCGAGCGACCGCTTGTCGAATGGGAGGGACGTCCTTGGACTTACGCCCAACGACCGGTGCGCACCCCATCCGAGAGTCTTCGGGTTGAATCGGACCTCGTCGGGCCACGTTGGGCTGCGGTCGAGTCGTTCCTGGCGGCCAACGACCTGGACACCGTGCGGCCCGCAGCCACCCCCGCAGTCCTCGGCATCATGGGCAGTGGGACGGCAATCGACGCTGCCGTGCAGGCCTTCCGTGACCTTGGTGTCGACCATGAGGCGCTGTCCCGCGGGGGAATCCGCCTGATGGACGTTGCCGCACCGTACCCACTCACCCGAGAACGGGTCGCGGCATTCGCCGACGGCCTCGAGAAGATCCTGGTGGTCGAGGAAAAGGGTCCGGTGATCGAGCGGCAGGTCAAGGATCTCCTGTACCCGCACCCTGACCGCCCGGCGATTGTTGGGAAGCGGGACGAGTCGGGAGCTGTGCTGGTTCCTGCCGACGGAGAGCTCGTCGCCGAGCGGCTGTACGGACCTGTGCGTCGCTTCGTCGGCGACAGGGTCCAGTTCACCTCGAGGCCGGCGCGTCGTGTCACCCTCGACCTTCTCAGCGTGCAGCGCACTCCCTATTTCTGCTCGGGCTGTCCGCACAACACCTCGACCGTGGTCCCTGACGGCTCCGTGGCAGGAGGCGGAATCGGCTGCCACACCCTCGCGTCGGTGTCCTCACGGCAGGACTCGGCAATCACGGGATGGACCCAGATGGGTGGCGAGGGCGCCCAGTGGATCGGTCAAGCGGCATGGAGCTCGCACCGTCACATCTTCCAGAATGTCGGGGACGGTACCTTCTTCCACTCGGGCCAGCTCGCTGTACAGGCGGCCATCGCCGCAGGCGTCAACATCACGTACAAGGTTCTGTACAACTCAGCCGTCGCCATGACCGGCGCCCAGGACCCGCAGGCAGCACTACCAGTGCCGGCGCTCGCCCGGAAACTCCTCGCCGAAGGGGTAACCCGAATTATCGTGTGTGCCGACGAGCCGGAGCGCTACCGGAGGATCCGCATGCCTCGCGGCTCGGTCGTGTGGCCGCGTGAGCGACTCGACGAGGCGCAGCGCCTCCTCCGGGACGTCGAGGGCGTAACGGTCCTGGTCTACGACCAGCAGTGCGCCGCAAACGCCCGCCGGATGCGAAAGCGAGGCAAACTCGAGCCGCGTCCGACCCGCGTCGTGATCAACCCTGAGGTCTGTGAGGGGTGCGGGGACTGCGGGGTCAAGAGCAACTGTCTCTCCGTGCAGCCCGTCGAGACCGAGCTCGGCCGCAAGACCCACATTGAACAGACCAGCTGCAACTCCGACTACAGCTGCCTGCACGGAGACTGTCCGAGCTTCGTCACCGTGACGGACGCGCCGGCCCCCACTAAGAGGCGATCGAAGCGGACAGTTCCTACGGCGCCGAAGGTGCCGGACCTGGACGTCGAGTTGACTGACTCGAACGTTTTCATGGCTGGGATCGGCGGGACCGGGATCGTTACCGTCAACCAGGTGATCGCCACAGCGGCGATGAGCGCGGGCTACGAGGTCAGGGGCTTGGACCAGACTGGCTTGAGCCAGAAGGCCGGACCGGTCGTGTCGCACCTCCGTCTGGTGGTGGACGCCGACGCCCCCGCGAACCGCGTCAGCGAGCAGGCGGCCGACCTCTATCTGGCCTTCGACCTGCTCGTGGCGGCCGACGCGAAGAACGCAGCGCGCACCGGAACCGAAAAGACCACGGTGATCGCCTCCACCAGTGCGACGCCTACAGGTGACATGGTCGCCGACGCGTCCATCACCTACCCAGACACCGATCTGCTGCTCGAGCGCCTCCGCGGCGGCTCGAAGCGGGTCGTCGACTTCGACGCGCTGGCCCTGGCCGAGGAGCTCTTCGGTTCGACCCAGACAGCGAACCTGTTGCTGGTCGGGGCCGCGTACCAGGCAGGCAGCCTGCCGATCCCGGCCCAGGCCATCGAGGCCGCCATCACCCTCAATGGCGTGGCTGTGGACACCAACATCGCCGCGTTTCGGTGGGGACGTGCGATCGTCGCTGATCCTGGGTCGCTGCCGACTCGTGCGGAGACCGCGAAGAAAGACCCCTCGTCCCGGACCCAGGAAGCTCTCGCGGCGTCGGGGATCGGGGGCGAGACCCTTCGGATCACCACGGACCGGGCGGCCCGGCTCGAGTCCTACCAGGGCACTGCCCTAGCCCGCTCGTACGTCGGCGTCGTCGCGCGGGCATGGAGCGCCGAACGGGCGGTGGGAGTCGCCACGGCCTTCAGCGAGCAGGTCGCGCGCAACTTCTACAAGCTCGCCGCCTACAAGGACGAGTACGAAGTCGCGCGGCTCCTGACGGCGCCGGACGCGCTGGCCGCCGTTCATGCCGAGGCTGGACCTGGGAAACTCCGGTTCAACCTGCACCCTCCGACCCTGCGCGCCCTCGGCTTGGGCAAGAAGATCCAGCTCGGTCCCTGGTTCCACCCAGTGATGCGGCTGCTCGCGACACTCAAGTTCGTCCGGGGCCACTGGTTCGACCCTTTCGGTCACACCGCTGTACGACGACTTGAGAGGAGGCTGGTGAGCGAATACGCGGCAGTGGTGCAGGAGTTGACCACGTCGCTCTCGCCGACCACCTACGAGATCTCGACCCGGATCGCGGCCCTGCCGGACACGGTGCGGGGTTATGAGGACGTCAAGGTCAAGAACGCCGAGGCCTACGAGTTCGAGCTCCGCGCACTCCGAGCCGAGCGGCAGGGGCTGGCCTCGTGA
- a CDS encoding PucR family transcriptional regulator, with product MQVGEIPHFGSGSRAEVQALCSRVRDDLDAVVSKAVRRIRHELPEYLVVAENEHWEAVHEQLRRRLEAVRYDRPPENADLESAARLARARARQHVQISSLIDAYHIGDSEVWNALVRASDEASAPELPRLASRMMDSLHVLSSALTAAHSEVTQSLQGHRITLIHRLVERLTNGVVDDEVRAIAETLRMPATASWQVLVWAPPRSNAEVSFELQRSITGLGAQIICAARGAHLVVLADESSSTAVRTYAESHREGRWGIGMLRQGLEGAAASLEDARLALDAATAPRRVSDFSDNWVLACVAAHRDRLVPLVADLVAVAREHPHLADAVIAHWENSLSLAATAKALNMHANTLTYRLGRWRDLTGLDPRSAPTLLQSWIAAQEARRP from the coding sequence ATGCAGGTTGGTGAGATTCCCCATTTTGGCTCCGGTTCCCGGGCGGAGGTGCAGGCGCTGTGCTCCCGAGTGCGGGACGACCTGGACGCGGTGGTCTCCAAGGCGGTTAGACGGATCCGACACGAGCTGCCCGAATACCTTGTTGTCGCGGAAAACGAGCACTGGGAGGCTGTTCACGAGCAGCTCCGCCGTCGCCTCGAGGCGGTGCGGTACGACCGACCACCTGAAAATGCGGACCTTGAGTCCGCCGCACGGCTAGCGAGGGCTCGCGCGCGGCAGCACGTACAGATCTCAAGCCTGATCGACGCCTATCACATCGGTGACAGCGAGGTCTGGAATGCTCTCGTGCGCGCTTCCGACGAAGCGAGCGCCCCCGAGCTGCCACGGCTCGCCAGCCGGATGATGGATTCGCTGCACGTGCTCTCGTCAGCACTCACAGCGGCCCACTCCGAGGTGACGCAGAGCCTCCAAGGGCACAGAATCACCCTGATCCACCGCCTCGTCGAGAGGCTCACCAATGGTGTGGTCGACGACGAAGTCCGCGCCATCGCGGAGACGCTGCGCATGCCGGCCACCGCGAGCTGGCAGGTGCTCGTGTGGGCGCCGCCACGATCCAACGCCGAGGTGTCCTTCGAGCTGCAACGCAGCATCACCGGACTCGGTGCCCAGATCATCTGTGCCGCGCGAGGAGCTCACCTCGTCGTACTCGCCGATGAATCATCGTCGACCGCTGTTCGCACCTACGCGGAAAGTCATCGGGAGGGCCGGTGGGGCATCGGGATGCTCCGCCAGGGACTGGAGGGCGCCGCCGCGAGTCTTGAAGATGCACGGCTGGCGTTGGACGCTGCCACCGCGCCGCGGCGGGTCAGTGACTTCTCGGACAACTGGGTTCTCGCGTGTGTCGCGGCGCACCGCGACCGCCTCGTGCCCCTCGTGGCCGACCTCGTCGCGGTCGCTCGCGAGCACCCCCACCTCGCCGATGCCGTCATCGCTCACTGGGAGAACTCGCTCTCGTTGGCGGCCACGGCGAAGGCGCTCAACATGCACGCGAACACGCTCACTTACCGCTTGGGCCGGTGGCGGGACCTGACGGGACTCGACCCCCGATCGGCACCGACACTTCTCCAGTCGTGGAT